The segment AGGAGAGGAGAGTGGAGAGATGATTCGTTTATTTGAAGAGAGTATGTGCAGCAGAGAAGTCTACTCAGGTTTTCCTTCCGGTGAGTTTTCAGCTGTGCGGGAGGCCCTGGAACAGGAGAAGATCAGATACAGAAAGAAAAAAAGGCCGAAAGGGCGGGAAAGTATTCTCGTAAGGCGCAGGGATGAGGCGCAGGCCAGAAAGCTGGTTCAGCTTCAGATTAACCATCTGTGGCGGGAGAAAATGAGAAAGTGCTGAAAGGAAAAGGGCAGGAGTCTTCAGCCTGAAAAAGCAGATTGCTTCAGGCGCAGGCTCCTGCCCTTTTATTGGTCAGCAGGTATGTTTGTGAGGATGGAAGGAATTCCATTTCAGCAGGTCTTTTAGAAAAAAGAACATATGTTCTAAAAATGCTTGCCAATATGGAAGAGGCATGGTATAATACAAAAAGAACATATGTTCCTGCTTCGGGCAGCGGGATAAGGGAAGAAGAGCAGTCTGCGTGGAAAAAACAGGAGCGGACGGTTGGAGGTAGATGGAACATGCTCATTCAGGAAAATCTCGATATACAGGAAAAACTTCGGATATTGTCAGATGCTGCCAAGTATGACGTGGCCTGTACATCCAGCGGAGTCAGGCGAGGGGGACAGAAAGGATCGCTGGGAAGCGCCAGCGAGGCGGGAATCTGTCACAGCTTTTCGGCAGACGGAAGGTGTATCTCCCTGCTGAAGATCCTGTTTACAAATCAGTGCATCTATGACTGTAAATATTGTATTAACAGGCGCTCCAATGATACTCTGCGGACAGCCTTTACCCCGGAGGAGGTGTGCAGACTGACCATAGAGTTTTACCGGAGAAATTATATTGAAGGGCTCTTTTTAAGCTCCGGCATTCTGAACTCGCCTGATCACACGATGGAACAGATTCTGAGTGTGCTGAGAAGTCTTCGTCTGGAGCACCATTTTAATGGATACATCCATGTAAAGGCAATCCCTGGGGCCTCGCCGGAGCTGATCGAGGCGGCAGGTTTCTTTGCGGATCGTATGAGTGTGAACCTGGAGCTTCCCACAGCCGAGGGACTCAGAAAGCTGGCGCCGGGAAAGACCAGAGAAAAAATTCTGATTCCCATGAGACAGATCCAGAAGGGGATTGTAAGGCAGCTGGAGCAGGAAGGACTCTTGGAGAAGAAGGGCATTTCCTCTTTTAAGGGTGAAGCGCTGCTTCCGGGATATGACAAGAGAGTGCAGAAGAATACGGATAATCAGGCTTCTGCAGAAAAAAGCAGGCTGCCTCAGGGGCAGAGCACAGTGAGAAAACAGGAAAGGCCCCGCCTCATTCCCGGCCGCTCTGTTTACGGAAATTACGGACTTGGACGGACTTCGCCCGGAAAGAGAAGCTTCGTTCCTGCCGGACAGAGTACGCAGATTATTGTGGGCGCCACACCGGAAAATGATTTTCACATGGTGACGGTGGCAGAGGCTCTGTACCGGAATTTTGGACTGAAGAGAGTGTTTTACTCGGCCTTTGTCCCTGTGAATGACGACAGCGCCCTTCCCTCCCTTCCGGGAGGTCCTCCGCTTCTGAGAGAGCACAGGCTTTATCAGGCGGACTGGCTGATGCGCTACTATGGATTTCAGGCATCAGAGCTGCTCTCCGAAGACAGGCCTAATTTTAATGTCCTCTTAGACCCGAAGTGTGACTGGGCTGTGCGGAATCTGGGCTGTTTTCCAGTTGAGATTAACAGGGCTCCCTACGGAGAGCTCCTTCGTGTTCCGGGAATCGGAGTGAAGTCTGCTATGAGGATCGTGGCAGCCAGAAAATCTTCTGTCCTGCGCTTTGAAGATCTGAAAAAGCTGGGAGTGGTCATGAAGAGGGCTGTTTATTTTATCACGTGTTCCGGGCGCATGATGTATCCTGTCAGGATGGATGAGGACTATATTACAGGATGCATGATTGGGGAGGAAAAGCTCAGAACCTGGGAGCTGGAGCACCGGGGAATGTATCGTCAGCTCTCCATGTTTGATGATTTTCACCTGGAAAGGCAGCCTTCTTTGACGCCGCAGGAACAGACGGCTCTGCTCACAGGCGAGATGTAGGCAGAGGAGGCTCAAATTGTGAGGCGCCCCAGGTGAAAAGCAGGATCGAGGAGAGGGATCACACTTAAAATGCAGGAGAAAATCATATGATAGTATTTGTGTGCAGGGATGATTTTTACAGTATTCTGTGCGGAATCTACGATGCGTGGATGAGCCGTGGGGGACATGAAAATGTGAGGCTTGAAACACAGGAGGAGGAGAATGAGGAAACTCTCTGGCTTTTTGCCGAGTACAGGGAGGTGCAGGAGGCATCCTGGAAGGCAGAGAAGGTGGCGGAAGCGGTCAGGAAAAAAATTTCCCACGAGGCTTACACCTGGATTTATCGGGCGGCCATGAGCTGTGAGAGGGGGAAGGCGGATAAAATTTACCGCTTTCTGGTCAAAGGCTTTAAAGTGGGCAGAAGAATTGCCGATATGCTAAACGACCCGGATGTAGAGTCTGTATTTTCCATGAATCGCCAGGTGGCAAATGAAGCCCACCTTCTGACTGGCTTTCTGCGGTTTTCTCAAATGAGGCAGGATCTCCTTGTCTCGGTCATTGGCCCGAAAAATGACGTGACAGGTATTTTGGCAGATCACTTCTCAGACCGGATGCCGGAGGAGCGGTGGATGATTTACGATGAAAAGAGGGACAAGGCAGCTCTGCACGAGCCAGGCCGGAGCTTTCTGCTGGTGACAGGGATTCCCGGACGCTGGAGGGAACATCTGTCTCTGGAAACGGATGAAGCAGAGTTTGAAAGTCTCTGGAGAGCCTTCCACCAATCGATATCGATCGCCCAGCGGGAAAATTACAAGTGCCAGATAACTCATCTTCCGCTGAGATTCAGGCCTTATATGACCGAGTTCGGGAGAGGGGACAGTGAAAAACTCTCTGCGCCCGGAAAAAGGGCGGAAGGGAAAAAATAGTTCTGTTTTTGGGCTCTGTGTCCGGCAGTCTTCTGTGGGAACAGGAATGCCGGACACAGGGATATAAGCGGCACGGATATGTCTTGCATGTGTGCAGGCCGCAGGATTCTGTTTCTCATTTCTCCTTCATTTCAGATGGTATCTTACGAATTTCTTACACTTCTCTGTACAGGATTGTATTTCAGAATGGTTCATGGTATATTCTGACTGTATTAACACAATTAATACAGTTGATACGAGGCTGTGCAGCTCTATGAAATCATTGGGCTGACCTGGAAAGGAGTGCGAATGATTCTGATTGACTATAAAGATCGCCGTCCTATCTATGAGCAGGTGGTGGAAAAAATGGCAGATCTGATGGTTCGGGGAATTCTTCCCCAGGACAGCCAGCTTCCTTCTGTCAGGAGTCTGGCCATGGAGCTGGCTATAAATCCCAATACCATACAGAGAGCCTACGCTGAGCTGGAACGCCAGGGGTATATTTACTCTGTCAAGGGAAGAGGGAGCTTTGTGGCAGAAAATCACAGGATACTGGAACAGAAGAAGAGGGAGGTATACCAGAAGCTGGAAGCTCTGATACAGGATGCCAGAGCAGCCGGAATTACCATGCTGGAATTCCAGGACAGGGTGATTGAACTCTACGGAACATTGAGCAGGGCGGACAGAGAAGAGGGAGGAGGAAAAGAGTTTGATTGAGGCGGTAAATCTGACGAAACAGTTTGATCAAGTGACAGCAGTCGATCACATAAATGCGCGAATAAAAGAGGGAACGGTGTTCGGACTGATAGGAACGAACGGGGCTGGAAAGAGCACCTTTCTGCGTATGGCAGCAGGGATCCTGAAGCCTGACGGAGGGAGTATTACCCTCGATGACGAAGAGATATTTGAGAATTCGGGAGTGAAAAGCCGTATTTTTTATATCTCTGATGAACCATACTTTTTTGGAAATGCGGCTCCTAAGGATATGATGGAATTTTATGAGACAGTTTACCCGAAATTTGAGAGAAAAAGGTTTTTGGGACTCCTAAAGGACTTCGGGCTGAACGACAGAAGAAAAATTTCCACCTTCTCAAAAGGAATGAAAAAGCAGCTTTCTGTCCTTCTGGGGCTCTGTTCCGGCACAGATTATATTTTTTGTGATGAAACCTTTGACGGACTGGATCCGGTCATGCGCCAGGCGGTCAAGCGTCTTTTTGCAAATGACATGGAAACCAGAAAGCTGACCCCGCTCATTGCATCCCACAGTCTGCGTGAATTGGAGGACATCTGTGACCATGTTGGGCTGCTTCACAGGGGAGGGATACTGCTCTCCAGGGATTTGGATGATATGAAACTGAACATACATAAGATTCAGTGTGTATTTGCCGAAGATGTGGAACCGGAAGAAATCCATGGTCTGGAGCTTATCCGGACAGAAAAGAGGGGGAGACTTCTGACACTGACTGTGCGGGGAAAACGGGAGGATGCCGAGGCAGTCATGGAGATGTACCATCCGATCTTTTTCGAGATGCTTCCTCTTTCTCTGGAAGAAATATTTATCAGTGAAACGGAGGTGGCTGGCTATGACATCAAAAAACTTGTTTTTTAAACTTCTCAGGGAGCGGGCAAAGCAGAGCCTCTGGCTGATAGCACTTTCCATTCTGACTGCCTTTTTTGCCTTTCCCGTGGCTTCGGCAGTCCTGACAGGCTATACTCTCGACACAGACAGAATCTCCTCCATGGCAGAGATGTCGGAGGGAATGCTGACGGTTGAGGCAAGCAGAAAAATGGCCCAGGCCGAGGCGGCAGAAATTTTTTACCATCAGATCGATCCGGCAGGGCCGCTCCTGATTCTGCTTCTGACAGCAGGAGCGGTGATCTGCGGACTGGCAGGATTTTCTTATCTGTTTTCGAGAAAAAAGACGGATTTCTACCACAGTATTCCGGTAAGAAGGGAGATGATCTTCACTGTTTCCTACGTGTCAGGAATCCTGTACGCGGCAGTTCCCTATCTGGCAGGACTGCTGACAGCGGCAGTTCTCGTGCAGGTGAAGATTATGCCCTATACCCTTGACTGGGGGAGGATCCTGGCAAGCTTTGGACAGGGGATGGCATTTTATATCCTCTCATACAGTACAGCTGTGGCAGCAGCGATGCTGACCGGCCACCTGGCAGTATCCGTTTTGGGAACACTTGTGTTTTTCTTTTGGGGACCTGCCATACTCCTGCTGATTCGGGCGTACTGCGGTTATTATTTCCAATCCTTCTACTATCTGGAAGGGGTGATGGAGAATATTGCGCCGGAGTTTGCCTCTCCGCTTCTTTTCCAGATTGCATCCTCGGGGGAACGAATCGGCATCCGGGCAGCTGCAGCCCTGGCAGCCGGGCTGGTGATTGGAGGAGTCAGTCTGTTTCTCTACAAAAAACGTCCGTCTGAGACGGCTGGACGGGCGATGGTCTTTAAGGCCAGCCGGCCGGTTATAAAGATGGCGCTGATGCTCTCTTCAGCTCTCGGTGCCAGCCTGTTTTTCTGCGAGGTGGGAGGCGCAAAGGCATGGGGGATCTTCGGTCTTATCTGCGGAATCATTATATCAGACTGTGTCATTGAGGTGATCTACCACTTTGATTTTCGCAGGGCGCTGGCCGGAAAACGGTCAGCGGCAGCCGGAGCTGTGCTCTCTGTCTTTGTATTCTGTCTGTTCCGGTTTGATCTGGCCGGATTCGACACCTACCTTCCAGACGCGTCAGAGATAGAATCTGTGGGATTTGAATGCCACAATCTTTACAGCGGGCTCCGAAAGGACAGGGCAACTGTGACCATTACAGAACGCAGGAACGGAGAAATTTCTACCTACAGCAGCTACCCGGAAGAGAGGGAGGTTCTGGCGCAGATGACCATCTCCGATCCGGAAACTGTAAAAGCGATCCTCGGGATTGCACAAGGGGGAATCTCTGAAATAAAGAACAGCAAAAAGCCGGTCCAAACTCCCGAACTGACTGTTAACGGTGCAGAAGGTGAGCCGGAGCGGGTGATGGGAAGAGTGGTTATTCAGTACCACTTAAAAAATGGGAGAACAGCGACCAGAAATTATTACATGGATTTGTCCAAGGTTTGGGAGGAGGCAGAACTCATCTATGCAAGCCGTGATTTTAAAGAGGAGAGTTATCCTGTCATGCAGCTGAAGGCAGATGAGATAGCAGGAGCAAATTTTGAGGTATTTGGGATTTACAGCCATGTTGAGGCCGAAAGAGAGAAGATTGCAGAACTGCTGACTGTATATCAGGAAGAGTTTTACGGTCTGACGCTGGATGAACAGACAGAGGAAGTGCCTCTTGGTTTTATCCAGTTCAAGACCTTAGAGATGCAGGAAATAATTGATGAAATCCGGGAGAAGAATGGAGATTATACCTGGTTTAACGATTTTGCCTACTATCCTGTTTATCCTGAGTTTGAAAAAACCGTGGCTGTCTTAAGGGAAGTCGGGGTGGAGATGGCAGATCGTCTGACACCGGATCGGGTTGAGCGGATTGTGGTCAGAGACAGAGAGTACACGGATGAGCAGTACAGTGAGAACGCAGGAGCAGTGACTTATGTAGAGGAAGGTATGTCACTGCACAGGACAGGAGAAGAAACTTATCTTGAGATCACATCCAAGGAACGGATGGGAGAGATCCTGAAAGCTTCCGGGAGCTACGGAAACTCAGATTTGTGGGAGAGTGATACAAGGTTTGGAATCGAGATTTATCTGGCGCCGGAAAACCAGGAAAACAGCCACTTTTTCCGGGAAGGGACGGAGGTACTGTACTTTGATTTCGTAAAAGGAAAGATTCCCCAGTTTGTGGCACAAATATTTGAACAGCAGAAAGAGAATCCGTCAGAGATTGACTTTCCGTCTTTTACAGGATAGAATAAACTTGAATAGAAATTGCCTGTAAAGGAGGACTTAAAATGGCATTTTTTGACGAACTTGGAAAGGCTCTCAGCGGAAAGGGCAAGGAAGCGGCCACGAAAGTCAGAGATTTGACAGAGATTCTTCAGCTGAAGAATAAGCTGTCAAGCGAAAAAGAAAAGGTGAATAAGGCATATATAAATCTTGGAATGGCTTACTATGACAGACATGAGGCTTCTGCTGAAGAAGAGTATGCCCAGGATTTTGAGACGATCCGATCCGGCCTTCTCAGGATTTCCGAACTGGAGGATGAGATTTCATCCCTGGAGGGGACAAGAATCTGTGCAGAGTGCGGGGCGAAAGTGGAAAAAGGAGCAGCCTTCTGCAGCCGATGTGGAGCCCAGATGCCTCTTAAGCAGGCAGAGCCGGAAACGAAAGAAAGCATGGACGAGGACAGCTCCTGTCAGGAAGAGGAAAAAGAGTGCGGCTGTTCACAGGAGACAGTGGAAGACAGGCCGTAAAAAGAGCTGGAGCAGGAAAGGAATCCTGCCTGCCGCTTTCCGCTGGCCAACCCGCTCGTTATCTCCGGCTTGCAAAGTTAGCAAAAAACGGTTATTATGATACAGAACAGTATATAATTACCGGAGAGGAGAGAACAAAATGGGAGAGTGCTGCAAAGGAGAGGAGAGACATAAACACAGAAATCTGACGGAGCAGAAGGATCTGATGACGCGTTTAAACAGAATCGAGGGACAGGTCCGCGGCATTAAGGCAATGGTGGAGGACGAGCGCTACTGTGTGGATATTCTGACACAGGTCTCCGCTGTCCAGGCAGCTCTGAATGGATTCAGCAGAGTGCTCTTATCAAATCATATTAAAACGTGTGTAGTGGATGAGATCGAAGCGGGAAACGCAGAGGAAACTGTGGAGGAACTTTGCAGGACGATCCAGAAGCTCATGAAGTAGCAAAAGGTCTGAGGGCGGGCCTGAATAGATAAAAACAGTTCGAGAATAGAAACAGAAGCGGACATCAGCAGAATGTGTAAAGTTCTGAGATGTCCGCTTTTGCGATCGGATTCTGATGGGTTTATTGTTCTGGCTGCAGACATTCCGGGCTTTTTTCGCTTATGCAGGTTCTGGCGTGCCTGCATGCTGATGAGACAGCTCGGCGGCCGGAAAATTTAATCCCCTGTTTGCCGGGAAGCAGCAGAGAGGGAAGGAAGGTTATTCTTCACTGTCCTTCTCTGCCTTATTATCCCCATTTGTCTGTGGGTGCGGCCTGTATTTATTGTCTTGGTAGGGTTCATAATCGCTATTACACAGAACATCGAAAAAGCAATACTGAAAAAGCCGGAAACCCTTGATTTTAAAGGATTTCCGGCTTACTTTCTCTTAAGCTCCCGGCCGGACTCGAACCGGCGACCCACGCATTACGAATGCGTTGCTCTACCAACTGAGCCACGGAAGCAACTGCAATATTTTATATACTAAAATATCAATGACCTGTCCGGGAATCGAACCCGGGTTTACGCCGTGAGAGGGCGTCGTCTTGACCGCTTGACCAACAGGCCGTAAATCGAGGCGACGTGATTCGAACACGCGACCTCTGCGTCCCGAACGCAGCGCTCTACCAAACTGAGCCACGCCTCGATACGTTTTGTATTATAATCGCTCTGGGTGAAATTGTCAACCATATTTTGAAAATAATTTTTTCTATTTTTAAATCAATTAATATAATTCTGCCGAAACCCCTGATACAGCCGGGAGTTTTCCTGGGATAACTGCATCAAAATAAAATATTGACAGAATAGTTTTTGAATATTAAACAGTTTATCGGGGAAGGGAAGATTTGCTGCGGAAGCAGAAGTCAGAGCCTGCGCAGTGTATAAATTATATATAGATTTAAAGACAAAAAATGAGGACTGAAAAGGGAGAGCTGAAACAGGGGAAGTATTACAAAAGAGTCAGCGGCGAAGAAAGGTCAGAAGTTCAGACAAAAAAAGGCTTCTGCATATTGCAGAAGCCAGTGACCTGTCCGGGAATCGAACCCGGGTTTACGCCGTGAGAGGGCGTCGTCTTGACCGCTTGACCAACAGGCCGGAATCGAGGCGACGTGATTCGAACACGCGACCTCTGCGTCCCGAACGCAGCGCTCTACCAAACTGAGCCACGCCTCGACAGTAATTTATCAGCTGGCGTTTGCCAGCGACGCTAGTTATATTAGCACAGGTAAAATAAAAAAGCAAGTACAAATTTCAAAAAAATAAAAAAAATAGAAAAAAATGGGAAAATACCTCGAAATCAGTGACACTCTCCGGCCTGCAGCATAAATAAGAGTAGTGAGAAAAAAGGCGGTGGATCATGGCGACAATCAGTCTGTGTATGATTGTAAAAAACGAGGAGGAAGTTCTGGGGAGATGTCTTGACAGCGCGGTGAGCTTTGCCGATGAGATCATTATTGTCGATACAGGCTCCACAGACAGGACAAAAGAGATTGCGTCGGAGTATACAGACCAGGTGTATGATTTTAAGTGGACAGATGATTTTTCCGCAGCGCGCAACGAGTCATTTGCTCATGCCACCATGGATTACTGTATGTGGCTGGACGCAGATGATATAGTGACAGAAGAGCAGCAGGAAAAACTTATAAAGCTGAAAGATACCATTTCATCTGATACAGCTGTTGTGATGA is part of the Clostridium sp. M62/1 genome and harbors:
- a CDS encoding metal-sensing transcriptional repressor; the protein is MGECCKGEERHKHRNLTEQKDLMTRLNRIEGQVRGIKAMVEDERYCVDILTQVSAVQAALNGFSRVLLSNHIKTCVVDEIEAGNAEETVEELCRTIQKLMK
- a CDS encoding DUF6449 domain-containing protein — translated: MTSKNLFFKLLRERAKQSLWLIALSILTAFFAFPVASAVLTGYTLDTDRISSMAEMSEGMLTVEASRKMAQAEAAEIFYHQIDPAGPLLILLLTAGAVICGLAGFSYLFSRKKTDFYHSIPVRREMIFTVSYVSGILYAAVPYLAGLLTAAVLVQVKIMPYTLDWGRILASFGQGMAFYILSYSTAVAAAMLTGHLAVSVLGTLVFFFWGPAILLLIRAYCGYYFQSFYYLEGVMENIAPEFASPLLFQIASSGERIGIRAAAALAAGLVIGGVSLFLYKKRPSETAGRAMVFKASRPVIKMALMLSSALGASLFFCEVGGAKAWGIFGLICGIIISDCVIEVIYHFDFRRALAGKRSAAAGAVLSVFVFCLFRFDLAGFDTYLPDASEIESVGFECHNLYSGLRKDRATVTITERRNGEISTYSSYPEEREVLAQMTISDPETVKAILGIAQGGISEIKNSKKPVQTPELTVNGAEGEPERVMGRVVIQYHLKNGRTATRNYYMDLSKVWEEAELIYASRDFKEESYPVMQLKADEIAGANFEVFGIYSHVEAEREKIAELLTVYQEEFYGLTLDEQTEEVPLGFIQFKTLEMQEIIDEIREKNGDYTWFNDFAYYPVYPEFEKTVAVLREVGVEMADRLTPDRVERIVVRDREYTDEQYSENAGAVTYVEEGMSLHRTGEETYLEITSKERMGEILKASGSYGNSDLWESDTRFGIEIYLAPENQENSHFFREGTEVLYFDFVKGKIPQFVAQIFEQQKENPSEIDFPSFTG
- a CDS encoding zinc ribbon domain-containing protein, yielding MAFFDELGKALSGKGKEAATKVRDLTEILQLKNKLSSEKEKVNKAYINLGMAYYDRHEASAEEEYAQDFETIRSGLLRISELEDEISSLEGTRICAECGAKVEKGAAFCSRCGAQMPLKQAEPETKESMDEDSSCQEEEKECGCSQETVEDRP
- a CDS encoding ABC transporter ATP-binding protein is translated as MIEAVNLTKQFDQVTAVDHINARIKEGTVFGLIGTNGAGKSTFLRMAAGILKPDGGSITLDDEEIFENSGVKSRIFYISDEPYFFGNAAPKDMMEFYETVYPKFERKRFLGLLKDFGLNDRRKISTFSKGMKKQLSVLLGLCSGTDYIFCDETFDGLDPVMRQAVKRLFANDMETRKLTPLIASHSLRELEDICDHVGLLHRGGILLSRDLDDMKLNIHKIQCVFAEDVEPEEIHGLELIRTEKRGRLLTLTVRGKREDAEAVMEMYHPIFFEMLPLSLEEIFISETEVAGYDIKKLVF
- a CDS encoding putative DNA modification/repair radical SAM protein; the protein is MLIQENLDIQEKLRILSDAAKYDVACTSSGVRRGGQKGSLGSASEAGICHSFSADGRCISLLKILFTNQCIYDCKYCINRRSNDTLRTAFTPEEVCRLTIEFYRRNYIEGLFLSSGILNSPDHTMEQILSVLRSLRLEHHFNGYIHVKAIPGASPELIEAAGFFADRMSVNLELPTAEGLRKLAPGKTREKILIPMRQIQKGIVRQLEQEGLLEKKGISSFKGEALLPGYDKRVQKNTDNQASAEKSRLPQGQSTVRKQERPRLIPGRSVYGNYGLGRTSPGKRSFVPAGQSTQIIVGATPENDFHMVTVAEALYRNFGLKRVFYSAFVPVNDDSALPSLPGGPPLLREHRLYQADWLMRYYGFQASELLSEDRPNFNVLLDPKCDWAVRNLGCFPVEINRAPYGELLRVPGIGVKSAMRIVAARKSSVLRFEDLKKLGVVMKRAVYFITCSGRMMYPVRMDEDYITGCMIGEEKLRTWELEHRGMYRQLSMFDDFHLERQPSLTPQEQTALLTGEM
- a CDS encoding TIGR03915 family putative DNA repair protein, coding for MIVFVCRDDFYSILCGIYDAWMSRGGHENVRLETQEEENEETLWLFAEYREVQEASWKAEKVAEAVRKKISHEAYTWIYRAAMSCERGKADKIYRFLVKGFKVGRRIADMLNDPDVESVFSMNRQVANEAHLLTGFLRFSQMRQDLLVSVIGPKNDVTGILADHFSDRMPEERWMIYDEKRDKAALHEPGRSFLLVTGIPGRWREHLSLETDEAEFESLWRAFHQSISIAQRENYKCQITHLPLRFRPYMTEFGRGDSEKLSAPGKRAEGKK
- a CDS encoding GntR family transcriptional regulator, encoding MILIDYKDRRPIYEQVVEKMADLMVRGILPQDSQLPSVRSLAMELAINPNTIQRAYAELERQGYIYSVKGRGSFVAENHRILEQKKREVYQKLEALIQDARAAGITMLEFQDRVIELYGTLSRADREEGGGKEFD